The following proteins come from a genomic window of Crassostrea angulata isolate pt1a10 chromosome 1, ASM2561291v2, whole genome shotgun sequence:
- the LOC128186057 gene encoding activator of basal transcription 1-like, translated as MEEKQTHEDESLDQIVKITKKKRKPQEPGVIYLSRIPALMNVKTIKDIFGQYGEIGKVFLQPNEKAANTKRGRIFTEGWIEFLDKKIAKRVATNLNNTLIGGKKRSRWHDEIWNIKYLHRFKWAHLNERLAYEKAVHKQRLRTEIAQVKRVANYHIQNAERGKKMKAIEDRKRKQGKSFEEDEKEGDYEITQRETEEETMAKKRKLDSVVETSKGGRKKKEGLNKKSFFARTSLIKSIFSGGHDDDDED; from the exons ATGGAAGAAAAACAAACCCACGAGGATGAATCGCTTGACCAAATCGTGAAAATAACCAAAAAGAAGAGAAAACCTCAAGAACCTGGGGTAATATACCTGAGTAGGATACCAGCTTTGATGAATGTGAAAACTATAAAAGACATATTCGGCCAATATGGTGAAATAGGAAAAGTTTTTCTACAACCAAATG agaAGGCTGCAAACACCAAAAGAGGGCGTATATTCACAGAAGGATGGATTGAGTTTCTGGACAAGAAAATAGCCAAGCGAGTGGCCACAAATCTAAATAATACACTTATCGGAGGCAAAAAGAGAAGTCGCTGGCATGATGAAATTTGGAATATTAAATATCTACACAG ATTTAAGTGGGCTCATTTGAATGAGAGacttgcttatgaaaaggcTGTGCATAAACAGAGACTTAGAACAGAAATAGCTCAAGTGAAACGTGTGGCAAATTATCATATCCAGAATGCAGAAAGgggtaaaaaaatgaaagctaTTGAAGACAGGAAGAGAAAACAGGGAAAGAGCTTTGAGGAAGATGAGAAAGAGGGGGATTATGAAATTACTCAGAGGGAGACTGAAGAGGAAACAATGGCAAAGAAAAGGAAGTTAGATTCTGTGGTAGAGACAAGTAAAGGAGGAAGGAAGAAAAAGGAGGGCCTCAATAAGAAATCTTTTTTTGCTCGGACTTCTTTGATAAAGAGTATTTTTTCAGGAGgacatgatgatgatgatgaagattaA